A window of the Nocardia sp. NBC_01329 genome harbors these coding sequences:
- a CDS encoding AMP-binding protein, with translation MTSELRPVDECVLPTVLRRRAAEHPDRVFVVFEDGVEWTYARMLREAEQVAAGLRTLGVAQGARVVSWLPNGPDALRVWFGVNLVGAVLVPLNTAYRGGLLEHAFRLSGAEVAIVHPDLAPRLRDIELHEVRDIVVVGSDDPGPLAATVHGGEIFAGGPVDLPPVDLAPWDTYAIILTSGTTGPSKGVICTYAQLSACAEAAFEDNFGAGDRYLVTLPLFHAGGTIGVNAAVVLGGSISLTTAFRTSDFWDLVRATGSTHVTLLGVMATFLSKQPHSSTDTEHPLRRVFMIPLSDDAAEFARRFNVDLVAMFNMTEVSIPIISEPNPAVVGTSGRVRPGVEARLVDEYDREVADGTVGELIVRADRPWTIANGYLGRPEATAAAWRNGWFHTGDAFRRVDGDYFFVDRLGDTIRRRGENISSFEVESEILAHPDVQEVAVVATPSPDGEDEVLAVVAPVDGRHIDVVELLEFVRPRMAHFMVPRYVRVLADLPKTPTSKIQKHLLRAQGVTEDTMDREDLGVVVKRGRIGARE, from the coding sequence ATGACAAGTGAGTTGCGACCGGTGGACGAGTGCGTCCTGCCGACCGTGCTGCGGCGGCGGGCCGCCGAGCACCCCGACCGGGTCTTCGTGGTCTTCGAGGACGGCGTCGAGTGGACGTACGCGCGGATGCTCCGCGAGGCGGAGCAGGTGGCCGCCGGACTGCGGACGCTCGGCGTCGCGCAGGGGGCACGAGTGGTGTCGTGGCTGCCGAACGGCCCGGACGCGCTTCGGGTCTGGTTCGGTGTCAACCTGGTCGGCGCGGTCCTCGTTCCGCTCAACACCGCCTATCGCGGTGGGTTGCTCGAACATGCTTTCCGGCTCTCCGGCGCCGAGGTCGCGATCGTGCATCCCGACTTGGCGCCGCGGTTGCGCGACATCGAGCTGCACGAGGTGCGCGATATCGTGGTGGTCGGTTCCGATGATCCCGGTCCGCTCGCGGCCACCGTGCACGGTGGCGAGATCTTCGCGGGCGGCCCCGTGGATCTGCCCCCGGTGGACCTCGCGCCGTGGGACACCTACGCGATCATTCTGACCTCGGGCACAACCGGTCCGTCGAAAGGGGTGATCTGCACCTACGCCCAGCTCAGTGCCTGTGCGGAGGCTGCTTTCGAGGACAATTTCGGGGCCGGCGACCGCTACCTGGTGACGCTGCCGCTGTTCCACGCGGGCGGCACCATCGGGGTGAATGCGGCGGTGGTGCTGGGCGGCAGCATCAGCCTGACCACCGCGTTCCGAACATCGGACTTCTGGGATCTGGTGCGGGCCACCGGGTCCACCCACGTCACGTTGCTGGGTGTGATGGCCACCTTCCTCAGCAAGCAGCCGCACTCGTCCACCGATACCGAGCATCCGTTGCGGCGAGTCTTCATGATCCCGCTGTCCGACGACGCGGCCGAATTCGCGCGGCGCTTCAATGTCGATCTCGTCGCGATGTTCAATATGACGGAGGTGTCGATCCCGATCATCTCCGAGCCCAATCCCGCTGTCGTCGGTACCTCGGGAAGGGTGCGTCCGGGTGTAGAGGCCCGGTTGGTCGACGAGTACGACCGCGAGGTCGCCGACGGGACCGTCGGGGAGCTGATCGTTCGGGCCGATCGTCCGTGGACCATCGCGAACGGCTATCTCGGCAGACCCGAGGCCACCGCGGCGGCCTGGCGCAACGGGTGGTTCCATACCGGCGATGCGTTCCGGCGAGTCGACGGCGACTACTTCTTCGTCGACCGACTCGGCGACACCATCCGACGGCGTGGTGAGAACATCTCCTCCTTCGAGGTGGAGAGCGAGATCCTCGCCCATCCCGATGTGCAGGAGGTCGCGGTGGTAGCGACGCCGAGTCCGGACGGAGAGGACGAGGTGCTCGCGGTGGTGGCACCTGTCGACGGCCGCCACATCGACGTCGTGGAGTTGCTGGAGTTCGTCCGTCCGCGCATGGCGCACTTCATGGTGCCGAGGTACGTCCGGGTGCTGGCCGATCTGCCCAAGACGCCCACCAGCAAGATCCAGAAGCATCTGCTGCGGGCCCAGGGCGTCACCGAGGACACGATGGACCGCGAGGATCTCGGCGTTGTCGTCAAGCGCGGCAGGATCGGTGCGCGGGAGTAG
- a CDS encoding branched-chain amino acid ABC transporter ATP-binding protein/permease, translating into MSERPATRLALLGAGVMVLFALPLVNADPSFVYLAAMVGILALVAMGLNVTMGYTGQVSLGHGALVAVGAYTAAILMTGPGWSFWFAAVAATVTGTLAGIVMALPALRLSSWYIALITLGFAMVARALIVEFEGLTGGFAGIVGIPRPSIAGLELGDRGVYWLVIVVDLVVLALVASTARSRIGRSMMVVRDSPELARAVGVDAIVVKLAAFAVGGAAAGLAGALLAANNGMVSPDDFTLDFSIFFLIVVIIGGAGRLWGPVVGTLVFFAVPELLTSLDQWRGLIYGVCLLLLMVFAPHGIIGAVATWRDRRIRRPDVTAEEPSVARAEHRSSGSPAALSISEVSKSFGGVRALDGVSIEVAPGQVHAIVGPNGSGKTTLLNIVSRMLVPDSGQVRLDETDLLSTRAERLAAAGVARVFQTPKLLPDASVSDNVVLGGYARRTASVLGVVLRTPRGRREEREVREHAQEVLAELGLASSASSQADQLPHGRQRLLEMCRALVARPRLLILDEPAAGLAPHELSALEQLIGSIRDGGTTVLLVEHHIELVARVADTVTVLDRGRLVVTATPAEALADRRVVEAYLGVSS; encoded by the coding sequence ATGTCTGAGCGTCCCGCGACCCGGCTCGCGCTCCTCGGCGCGGGGGTGATGGTGCTCTTCGCGCTGCCGCTGGTCAACGCCGATCCCTCGTTCGTCTACCTCGCGGCCATGGTCGGAATTCTCGCGCTCGTCGCGATGGGGTTGAACGTGACGATGGGTTATACCGGCCAGGTCTCGCTGGGCCACGGTGCGCTGGTGGCCGTGGGGGCGTACACCGCGGCGATTCTGATGACCGGCCCGGGCTGGTCGTTCTGGTTCGCGGCCGTGGCCGCCACGGTGACCGGCACGCTGGCCGGAATCGTCATGGCGCTGCCCGCATTGCGACTGTCGTCGTGGTACATCGCGCTGATCACTCTCGGCTTCGCGATGGTCGCTCGCGCCCTGATCGTGGAATTCGAGGGGCTCACCGGCGGGTTCGCCGGCATCGTAGGTATCCCGCGGCCGAGCATCGCCGGGCTGGAGCTCGGCGATCGTGGGGTCTACTGGCTGGTGATCGTGGTCGACCTGGTCGTGCTGGCCCTGGTGGCGAGCACGGCCCGCTCGCGGATCGGCCGGTCCATGATGGTGGTGCGGGATTCGCCGGAGCTGGCGCGCGCTGTCGGTGTCGACGCCATCGTGGTCAAACTGGCCGCGTTCGCGGTGGGCGGTGCCGCGGCGGGTCTGGCCGGGGCCCTGCTCGCCGCCAACAACGGCATGGTCTCGCCCGACGATTTCACCCTCGACTTCTCCATCTTCTTCCTGATCGTGGTCATCATCGGCGGTGCGGGCCGATTGTGGGGCCCTGTCGTCGGCACCCTGGTGTTCTTCGCCGTGCCGGAGCTGCTGACCTCGCTCGATCAGTGGCGCGGGCTCATCTATGGTGTCTGTCTGCTGCTGCTGATGGTGTTCGCACCGCACGGCATCATCGGCGCCGTGGCGACGTGGCGCGACCGCCGCATCCGTCGCCCGGATGTCACGGCGGAGGAGCCATCGGTCGCTCGGGCCGAGCATCGATCGTCCGGTTCGCCTGCGGCACTGTCGATCTCGGAGGTGTCGAAGTCCTTCGGTGGTGTCCGGGCGCTCGACGGCGTCAGTATCGAGGTGGCTCCGGGGCAGGTCCACGCCATCGTCGGGCCCAATGGGTCGGGCAAGACGACACTGCTCAACATCGTCAGTCGCATGCTGGTCCCGGATTCGGGGCAGGTGCGGCTCGACGAGACCGACCTGTTGTCGACCCGGGCCGAACGCCTGGCCGCCGCCGGTGTCGCACGGGTGTTCCAGACGCCCAAACTGCTCCCGGACGCCTCCGTTTCCGACAATGTGGTACTCGGCGGTTACGCGCGCCGCACGGCGTCGGTGCTCGGGGTCGTCCTGCGGACACCTCGCGGCCGTCGGGAGGAACGGGAAGTCCGCGAGCACGCGCAAGAGGTACTGGCCGAGCTCGGGCTGGCATCGTCGGCATCGTCGCAGGCCGACCAGCTGCCGCACGGTCGGCAGCGGCTGCTGGAGATGTGCCGGGCGCTCGTCGCGCGTCCCCGCTTGCTGATTCTGGACGAGCCGGCCGCGGGACTGGCTCCGCATGAGCTCAGCGCGCTGGAACAACTGATCGGCTCGATTCGCGACGGCGGGACGACAGTGCTGCTGGTCGAGCACCATATCGAGCTCGTGGCGCGGGTCGCCGACACCGTGACAGTGCTGGACCGCGGCCGATTGGTCGTAACAGCGACACCTGCCGAGGCGCTGGCGGACCGCCGGGTGGTCGAGGCCTATCTAGGAGTGAGCTCGTGA
- a CDS encoding MFS transporter: protein MTTTSTSPWKPNIITSRDARFATVVAFFAWVFAVYDFVLFGTLLPEIAKEFDWSPAWSTAINTWVSVGTFLVAVALGVVVDRIGRRRGMMLTLAGTVVASAATAFTFNPAYLIGVRSIAGLGYSEQAINATYLNEIYDVTEDRRIRRNRGFLYSIVQGGWPVGVLLSAALVAVFLPVVGWRGSFLIATFPAILLILMRVRMKETPQFQIQDRIRKLTRSGHSAEAYELAEKYNIQIKADRIPLIEVVTEGRLKNTLFLSLAFFFNWFGTLVFSILGTTFLTESKGVTFDNALIILILSNLVGFAGYLFHGWIGDRWSRRNLIAIAWILAGASFAAMTMLAHSTGVVLACMSVGLFFQVGAYSALLYFIADSFDTRTRATGTAFVNSLGQIGAVAAGILVTSMLSAGVDITLVGLIVGAGGTVLSGILMMGCRADRSNASISKSAHP, encoded by the coding sequence ATGACAACGACGTCGACCAGCCCTTGGAAGCCGAACATAATTACATCCAGAGATGCGCGATTTGCCACAGTTGTAGCATTTTTCGCATGGGTGTTCGCAGTCTACGACTTCGTCCTGTTCGGGACACTGCTTCCCGAGATTGCGAAAGAATTCGACTGGAGTCCTGCGTGGAGTACCGCGATAAACACATGGGTCTCGGTGGGAACCTTCCTGGTCGCGGTCGCCTTGGGCGTGGTGGTCGATCGAATCGGTCGCCGACGTGGGATGATGCTGACGCTGGCCGGCACCGTTGTCGCGTCGGCCGCCACCGCGTTCACATTCAATCCGGCTTATCTGATCGGAGTGCGTAGCATCGCTGGGCTCGGCTACAGCGAGCAAGCAATCAACGCAACATACCTGAACGAAATATATGATGTCACAGAAGATCGTCGCATCCGGCGCAACCGTGGCTTTCTGTACAGCATTGTCCAGGGCGGCTGGCCGGTCGGTGTTCTTCTCTCGGCTGCGCTGGTCGCCGTGTTCTTGCCTGTCGTCGGCTGGCGAGGCAGCTTCCTCATAGCAACTTTTCCTGCAATCCTACTGATTCTCATGCGCGTGAGAATGAAAGAGACACCTCAGTTTCAGATTCAGGATCGAATTCGCAAACTAACCCGATCAGGCCACAGCGCGGAAGCATACGAACTCGCCGAAAAGTACAATATCCAGATCAAAGCCGATCGAATTCCGCTGATCGAGGTGGTAACCGAGGGAAGACTCAAGAACACACTGTTCTTATCTCTCGCTTTCTTCTTCAACTGGTTCGGAACCCTTGTCTTCAGCATACTGGGAACAACCTTCCTAACCGAAAGCAAGGGCGTAACGTTCGACAATGCACTTATAATACTCATTCTGTCGAACCTGGTCGGATTCGCAGGTTACCTTTTCCACGGCTGGATCGGCGACCGCTGGAGTCGACGCAACCTGATCGCGATCGCCTGGATTCTCGCAGGCGCATCATTCGCCGCGATGACAATGCTTGCGCACAGTACCGGCGTGGTCCTGGCATGCATGAGCGTCGGGCTGTTCTTCCAAGTCGGGGCCTACAGCGCACTGTTGTACTTCATAGCCGATTCGTTCGATACCAGGACCCGGGCAACGGGGACTGCATTCGTGAACAGCCTCGGCCAGATCGGCGCGGTAGCAGCAGGAATCCTCGTGACAAGCATGCTGTCGGCCGGAGTCGATATCACGCTGGTCGGCCTGATCGTCGGTGCCGGCGGTACTGTACTGTCGGGAATTCTCATGATGGGCTGCCGTGCGGACCGTTCTAATGCGTCCATCTCGAAATCAGCACATCCGTAA
- a CDS encoding branched-chain amino acid ABC transporter permease, whose protein sequence is MLTDIVVPGLTFGSIYALIAMSFNVSYRPTNVVNFAQGELVMVGAMVVAATSLGGLPWALAALAVIVLVGGISLVEERIAVTPVLRRSSHATGWVITTLAFSLIIGEVAGKLWTDQPRAVEPPAPLSLDRVELAGVGFNSYQAAVVVAAVLVMLVLQRIDRTPLGCAMRAVAADRDGARLRGVDPSSLTRQSFFISGALAGLAGLLAAPLLLASLGMGLALLIKGFATLAVGGIGSNKGALLAGWTLGLVEAIGTNYVSPGLQNVVLFGFMLAFLLIRPSGVLGQKVMRHV, encoded by the coding sequence GTGCTGACCGACATCGTTGTGCCGGGGCTGACCTTCGGCAGTATCTACGCGCTCATCGCGATGAGCTTCAACGTCTCCTACCGGCCCACCAACGTGGTCAACTTCGCGCAGGGCGAGCTGGTGATGGTCGGGGCGATGGTGGTCGCGGCGACCTCGCTCGGCGGGTTGCCGTGGGCGCTGGCGGCTCTGGCCGTCATAGTCCTCGTCGGGGGGATATCGCTGGTCGAGGAAAGGATCGCGGTCACCCCGGTGCTGCGCCGGTCGAGTCACGCGACCGGCTGGGTCATCACGACGCTGGCCTTCTCCCTGATCATCGGCGAGGTGGCGGGCAAGCTGTGGACCGACCAGCCGCGGGCAGTCGAACCGCCCGCGCCGCTGTCGCTGGACCGAGTCGAGCTGGCGGGAGTGGGCTTCAACTCGTATCAGGCGGCGGTGGTCGTCGCGGCGGTCCTCGTGATGCTGGTGCTGCAACGGATCGACAGGACACCGCTCGGGTGCGCGATGCGGGCGGTGGCCGCCGATCGCGACGGCGCCCGCTTGCGGGGCGTCGATCCCTCCTCGCTGACCCGGCAATCGTTCTTCATCAGCGGCGCGCTCGCCGGATTGGCCGGACTCCTGGCAGCCCCTCTGCTGTTGGCTTCCCTCGGCATGGGACTGGCACTGCTCATCAAGGGTTTCGCCACGCTGGCCGTCGGCGGCATCGGTTCGAACAAGGGAGCGCTGCTCGCGGGCTGGACCCTCGGCCTGGTGGAGGCCATCGGCACCAACTATGTCAGTCCCGGCCTCCAGAACGTGGTGCTGTTCGGCTTCATGCTCGCGTTCCTGCTCATCCGCCCGAGCGGAGTCCTGGGACAGAAGGTGATGCGCCATGTCTGA
- a CDS encoding HAD domain-containing protein — MLPSLLFLDVDGPLLPFGEHPGRRPRTGASGSRFSGLSPRVGRQLSMLPCELVWATTWEDEANAEIAPRLGLPQLPVVHWPSPSIEHEHEDRWFGLCWKTRTLITFAAGRPFAWVDDEITDADRSWVATHHPNRALLRHIEAPRGLGDEDFAVLHQWLTRRSFS; from the coding sequence ATGCTCCCCTCGCTGTTGTTCCTCGACGTGGATGGGCCACTACTACCGTTCGGTGAGCATCCCGGGCGTCGACCGCGCACGGGCGCATCCGGTTCGCGATTCTCAGGTCTCAGCCCCCGAGTAGGGCGACAGCTCTCGATGCTGCCGTGCGAGCTGGTGTGGGCGACGACCTGGGAGGACGAAGCGAATGCCGAGATCGCGCCCCGGCTCGGGCTGCCACAACTGCCTGTCGTGCATTGGCCATCGCCTTCCATCGAGCACGAGCACGAGGACCGATGGTTCGGACTGTGCTGGAAGACCCGCACCCTGATAACCTTCGCCGCCGGGCGCCCTTTCGCCTGGGTCGACGACGAAATCACCGACGCCGACCGCAGCTGGGTCGCCACCCATCACCCGAACCGCGCGTTGCTCAGACACATCGAGGCGCCCCGAGGACTCGGCGACGAGGACTTCGCCGTCCTCCATCAATGGCTGACGAGGAGATCGTTCAGCTGA
- a CDS encoding IS3 family transposase (programmed frameshift), whose product MVLESDGRSIAAVARDLGINSGTLTNWVAAYRKKHPDEEEPLAISERARLRELERENRELRMKAEFLGKSGGLLREPAAVKYEFIAELDAEKAYSVAFMCRNLSVSRSGYYEWCTRPASENEKWREELKLMITAIFDDSHGTYGHRRVHAVLISSGHQVDDDTVRKLMRELDLVPCQPKPWRPVTTDADIDHRIPDLVARDFTATAPGEKFVSDITYIRTKQGWLYLATVLDCYTKMVAGWSMSDHYRTPLIADALDMTATRIDIRPRAILHSDRGSNYTSYDFGKKLRQMNMRQSVGRTGVCWDNSMAESFFGTLKNEWLHRMTFETRDQARRAVVEYIETFYNRKRLHSGLGYKAPLQVHADYLNRQTAA is encoded by the exons ATGGTCCTGGAAAGTGACGGTCGTTCGATCGCGGCGGTCGCACGGGATCTGGGAATCAATTCCGGGACGCTCACCAATTGGGTGGCGGCCTACCGGAAGAAGCACCCGGACGAGGAAGAACCGCTCGCGATTTCGGAGCGAGCGCGGCTGCGTGAGTTGGAGCGGGAGAACCGTGAGCTCCGGATGAAGGCCGAGTTCCTGG GAAAAAGCGGCGGCCTTCTTCGCGAGCCGGCAGCAGTGAAATACGAATTCATCGCAGAACTGGACGCGGAGAAGGCCTACTCTGTTGCCTTCATGTGCAGGAACCTGAGTGTGTCCAGATCGGGCTATTACGAATGGTGTACCCGACCGGCCTCGGAGAACGAGAAATGGCGTGAAGAACTGAAACTGATGATCACCGCGATCTTCGACGACTCCCACGGCACCTACGGGCATCGGCGAGTCCACGCGGTGCTGATCTCCTCGGGCCACCAGGTCGACGATGACACCGTCCGCAAGCTGATGCGGGAGCTGGATCTGGTGCCGTGCCAGCCGAAACCATGGCGGCCGGTCACCACCGACGCTGATATCGACCACCGGATCCCCGACCTCGTGGCCCGTGATTTCACCGCCACGGCGCCGGGTGAGAAGTTCGTCTCCGATATCACCTATATCCGGACGAAACAGGGATGGCTGTATTTGGCGACCGTGCTCGACTGCTACACGAAAATGGTGGCCGGCTGGTCGATGTCCGACCATTACCGCACTCCGTTGATCGCCGACGCACTCGATATGACCGCTACCCGAATCGATATTCGACCGCGGGCGATACTCCACAGCGACCGCGGCTCGAATTACACCAGCTACGATTTCGGAAAGAAACTGCGACAGATGAACATGCGGCAATCTGTCGGCCGCACGGGAGTATGCTGGGACAACAGCATGGCCGAATCGTTCTTCGGCACCCTGAAGAACGAATGGCTACATCGAATGACATTCGAAACACGGGATCAGGCACGGCGCGCAGTTGTGGAATACATCGAGACCTTCTACAATCGCAAACGTCTTCACTCGGGACTCGGCTACAAGGCGCCACTGCAGGTGCACGCCGATTACCTGAATCGGCAGACGGCAGCATGA
- a CDS encoding ISL3 family transposase, giving the protein MCIRASALTAAVACVRCGCDATRVHSRYERRLADAPVGGRRLVVRLRVRRWFCDQPSCGVQTFVEQVEGVTVRHGRRTPLLRAMLEGIAVALAGRAGARLATTLHASASRSTLLRLLAALPDPSAEIPRVLGVDDFALLRGQNYGTVLIDCETGAPLELLPGRDAQTLANWLAAHPGVEVICRDRSGSYAEGARLGAPDAMQVADRFHLWQNLGKAVERCVARHRDCLRATESQSANGLTPRPRNEEPVGRFAQRAQRHHAKVHDLLAQGHSIRGIARGLGPAHSAALRTRRDLAGVGRCTAPP; this is encoded by the coding sequence GTGTGTATCCGGGCATCCGCCCTGACAGCGGCTGTGGCCTGCGTGCGCTGCGGGTGCGACGCGACCAGGGTGCACAGCCGGTACGAGCGCCGCCTGGCCGACGCGCCGGTGGGCGGCCGGCGGTTGGTGGTCCGTCTGCGGGTGCGGCGCTGGTTCTGTGATCAACCGTCTTGTGGGGTGCAGACTTTCGTGGAGCAGGTCGAGGGGGTGACGGTGCGGCACGGGCGGCGAACGCCGCTGCTGCGGGCGATGTTGGAGGGTATCGCGGTCGCGCTGGCAGGCCGCGCCGGTGCGCGGCTGGCTACCACGCTGCATGCGTCGGCGAGCCGGTCTACTCTGCTGCGGCTGCTCGCCGCATTGCCGGATCCCTCGGCGGAAATACCACGGGTGTTGGGGGTAGACGACTTCGCGTTGCTGCGCGGTCAGAACTACGGCACCGTGCTGATCGACTGCGAGACCGGTGCGCCACTGGAGTTGTTGCCGGGCCGCGACGCTCAGACCTTGGCGAATTGGCTGGCGGCACATCCTGGGGTGGAGGTGATATGCCGAGACCGCTCCGGGTCCTACGCCGAGGGAGCCCGCCTGGGAGCACCCGACGCAATGCAGGTCGCGGACAGGTTCCACCTCTGGCAGAACCTGGGCAAGGCCGTCGAGCGTTGCGTGGCTCGCCACCGCGACTGCCTTCGCGCCACCGAGTCCCAGTCGGCCAACGGGCTGACACCGCGACCTCGGAACGAGGAGCCTGTCGGGCGGTTCGCGCAGCGTGCTCAGCGACACCACGCGAAGGTGCACGATCTGCTCGCGCAGGGACACAGCATCCGCGGTATCGCTCGCGGGCTGGGGCCAGCGCACAGTGCAGCGCTACGCACACGCCGCGACCTGGCAGGAGTTGGTCGATGTACAGCTCCACCGTGA
- a CDS encoding SMI1/KNR4 family protein: MIELSGLFSPDYPPFEAPPDDDLVRSVEAELGLRLPPAYIALARTHNGGYLARSAHPAVEPTTWAADHIAVTSVAAIGSTATFSLCGETGSRFWLQEWGYPDIGIYFADCPSAGHDMIALDYRSSGEPSVVHIDSEVGYRITTLAPDFATFVNGLVREADFGDQ; encoded by the coding sequence GTGATCGAATTGTCCGGACTGTTCAGCCCTGACTACCCGCCCTTCGAGGCACCCCCCGACGACGACCTGGTCCGGTCGGTCGAGGCCGAACTGGGTCTGCGACTCCCACCCGCCTACATCGCACTGGCCCGAACACACAATGGTGGCTATCTGGCGCGTTCGGCTCATCCCGCTGTCGAACCGACAACTTGGGCAGCCGACCACATTGCAGTGACTTCAGTAGCCGCCATCGGCAGCACCGCCACCTTCAGTTTGTGCGGCGAAACCGGAAGTCGATTCTGGCTTCAGGAGTGGGGATATCCCGATATCGGGATCTACTTCGCGGATTGCCCCTCGGCCGGTCACGACATGATCGCACTCGACTACCGCAGCAGCGGAGAGCCAAGCGTGGTCCACATCGATTCCGAAGTCGGATATCGAATCACTACGCTCGCACCTGACTTCGCAACGTTTGTCAACGGCCTGGTCCGCGAAGCAGACTTCGGCGACCAGTGA
- a CDS encoding ABC transporter ATP-binding protein, whose translation MSGDVVLAAENLHAGYGPVPVVHAVDLAVSSGEILAIVGANGAGKTTLLSALSGLLPPAEGRLIVDGVPVRKVSPGRLIELGVALVPEGRRLFNGLTVDEHLRMGLWKQRLGRRAAAERRDRVVELFPILDERRSSPAEVLSGGEQQMLAIGLALMRAPRLLMLDEPSIGLAPVIIDRVFDVLASLCAEGQAIIIVEQRVQKVLARADRAAVLQNGRVVVTGPAASLMEDPRLQAAYLGTKEVR comes from the coding sequence GTGAGTGGTGATGTTGTTCTCGCGGCGGAGAACCTGCACGCGGGATACGGTCCGGTTCCGGTGGTCCATGCTGTCGACCTGGCCGTGTCGAGCGGAGAGATCCTGGCGATCGTCGGAGCCAACGGCGCAGGCAAGACCACCCTGCTCAGCGCCCTGTCGGGATTGCTTCCACCGGCCGAGGGACGACTGATCGTGGACGGCGTGCCGGTGCGCAAAGTCAGCCCGGGCCGGCTCATCGAGCTGGGGGTGGCGCTGGTCCCCGAGGGGCGGCGATTGTTCAACGGGCTCACCGTGGACGAGCACCTGCGCATGGGCCTGTGGAAACAGCGGCTCGGTCGCCGCGCCGCCGCCGAGCGTCGGGACCGGGTCGTGGAGCTCTTTCCGATCCTGGACGAACGGCGCAGTTCGCCGGCCGAGGTGCTCAGCGGAGGGGAGCAGCAGATGCTGGCCATCGGGCTGGCGCTGATGCGCGCGCCTCGGCTGCTGATGCTCGACGAGCCGTCGATCGGACTCGCACCGGTCATCATCGACCGGGTCTTCGATGTGTTGGCATCGTTGTGCGCGGAGGGCCAGGCCATCATCATCGTCGAGCAGCGGGTGCAGAAGGTGTTGGCGCGGGCCGACCGGGCGGCAGTCCTGCAGAACGGCCGGGTGGTCGTCACCGGTCCGGCCGCGTCGCTGATGGAAGATCCGCGACTTCAGGCAGCGTATCTGGGTACAAAGGAAGTGCGATGA
- a CDS encoding ABC transporter substrate-binding protein has protein sequence MSEVINAPFSRRAALAGFGTLAAAGALALAGCGRGAGATGQVSVGWIEPKTGRLAAAYKPIYVGGRLALDDIAAAGGMLGEMMRVTEVDDKGSPATQSAIARRVVGAEPSFVVGPTGSSQVLASASSLARERFIQSGWGGSANLGNGKEFPYFYQLVYNTTQQAEAAVRFLRETRGAKRIGLIVENSEFGESIRTAAIDYLASEYSTTPVAVETFEVDANDMTPFVRKLEAAKVDGLGLFTGQPQATVLILRAMRSSGFAPTIVSHDLNYVDALSEFRGELLDNFFGTTYRGLTYTATETPPERVTALVRRISAHPDTAGLGYSAITSPYFDYLMLMADLVAQEKTADPQVLKKALDGVAGYQGVRSKISFTEDNHTGIADEEITIGSLTSALEPESLGGVLRRRADGV, from the coding sequence ATGTCGGAGGTCATCAACGCCCCTTTTTCGCGTCGGGCGGCTCTCGCCGGCTTCGGTACGCTGGCCGCGGCCGGCGCGCTCGCTCTCGCTGGATGTGGGCGCGGGGCGGGGGCCACGGGACAGGTGAGTGTGGGATGGATCGAACCGAAGACGGGGCGCCTCGCCGCCGCGTACAAGCCGATCTATGTGGGTGGGCGGTTGGCGCTGGATGACATCGCCGCCGCCGGCGGGATGCTCGGTGAGATGATGAGGGTCACCGAGGTCGACGACAAGGGGAGTCCCGCGACCCAATCGGCTATCGCACGGCGGGTGGTCGGTGCCGAGCCCAGCTTCGTCGTCGGTCCGACAGGGAGTTCGCAGGTACTCGCATCGGCGAGCTCGCTGGCGCGGGAGCGTTTCATCCAGTCGGGATGGGGTGGCAGCGCGAACCTGGGTAACGGAAAAGAGTTTCCGTACTTCTATCAGCTGGTCTACAACACCACGCAGCAAGCCGAGGCCGCGGTGCGGTTCCTGCGTGAGACCCGCGGCGCGAAACGGATCGGTCTGATCGTGGAGAACTCCGAATTCGGGGAATCGATCAGGACAGCCGCCATCGACTACCTCGCCTCCGAGTACTCGACCACTCCGGTGGCGGTGGAGACCTTCGAAGTCGACGCCAACGATATGACCCCCTTCGTCCGCAAGCTGGAAGCCGCGAAGGTCGACGGGTTGGGGCTGTTCACCGGTCAGCCGCAGGCGACCGTCCTGATTCTGCGGGCCATGCGGTCGAGCGGGTTCGCCCCGACGATCGTGTCCCACGACCTGAACTACGTCGACGCCCTGTCGGAGTTCCGGGGTGAATTGCTGGACAACTTCTTCGGAACGACATATCGGGGGTTGACCTACACCGCCACCGAGACCCCGCCCGAGCGCGTGACCGCCCTCGTGCGGCGCATCTCGGCGCACCCCGACACCGCGGGGCTCGGCTATTCCGCCATCACGAGTCCGTACTTCGATTACCTCATGCTGATGGCCGATCTCGTCGCGCAGGAGAAGACCGCTGATCCGCAGGTGCTGAAGAAGGCGCTCGATGGCGTCGCGGGCTACCAGGGAGTGCGATCGAAGATCAGTTTCACCGAAGACAACCACACCGGCATCGCCGACGAGGAGATCACGATCGGCTCGCTGACCTCGGCGCTGGAACCGGAGTCGCTCGGCGGCGTACTGCGACGCCGGGCCGACGGGGTGTGA